One genomic segment of bacterium includes these proteins:
- the pepF gene encoding oligoendopeptidase F encodes MSEIKLFSITAESKTIPEREVIDPKDKWDLTDIYKSDDDWEKTFNSVSVQIDEYKKFEGKLAESSEKLLACFKFDEQINIQLDRLHLYAMLSKDSDMRVGKYHSMDDRIKSLYAKVGAASAYIRPELLQIPDKKLLEMIESNTELKIYKHSIEDLLRSKKHTLSNQEEKILAMSSEMAQTPYNTFSIFTNADLKLPMVEDENGEMTELSHGRYYSAMYSKNRDYRERVFKAYLGSFRSYINTFSVLFNGNLKTNIFNARARNFNSALEAALHRNNIPVSVYHNLIESANKNLQPMYRWASLKRKLLGLDKLCPFDVYVTIFNSKNEKKYKYEEGVDIVRNSLQIMGDDYLSSLNKAFSNRWIDVYETKSKRSGAYSSGTTFGVHPYVLLNWTDLLNDVFTLTHEMGHNMHSYYTGESQPYPYANYSIFLAEVASTFNESLLLDHLLEIADSREEKLFLLERYLNNLTATFYRQVMFAEFEMIVYQRTENGESLTAEILSDMYKNIYQKYWGPDMFITEEEKFTWARIPHFYYNFYVYQYATGFAASEVLAKKVKTEGGSAVNKYLDFLKAGSSDYPINILTKAGVDMNSPEPVQAVSDRMNKVLNEMEELL; translated from the coding sequence ATGTCCGAAATAAAATTATTCTCCATTACAGCCGAAAGTAAAACAATTCCCGAGAGAGAAGTTATTGATCCAAAAGACAAGTGGGATTTAACCGATATTTATAAAAGTGATGATGATTGGGAGAAGACTTTCAACTCTGTATCTGTGCAGATCGATGAGTATAAAAAGTTTGAAGGAAAACTGGCAGAGAGTTCGGAAAAATTATTAGCATGCTTCAAGTTTGATGAGCAGATTAACATTCAGCTCGACAGGCTGCATCTCTATGCCATGCTTTCAAAAGACAGCGACATGAGAGTAGGCAAATATCATTCAATGGATGATCGTATAAAATCACTCTATGCAAAAGTCGGTGCAGCAAGTGCATACATCCGTCCGGAACTACTGCAAATCCCCGATAAAAAATTATTAGAGATGATTGAATCAAATACAGAATTAAAAATTTATAAACACTCAATCGAAGATCTTCTCCGATCCAAAAAACACACTCTTTCGAACCAGGAAGAAAAAATCCTCGCGATGAGTTCGGAGATGGCACAAACTCCTTATAATACTTTTTCAATTTTTACCAATGCTGATTTAAAGCTCCCAATGGTCGAGGATGAAAATGGAGAGATGACGGAACTTTCTCATGGAAGATATTATTCTGCAATGTATTCAAAAAACAGAGATTACAGAGAAAGAGTGTTTAAAGCATATCTTGGTTCTTTCAGAAGCTACATCAATACTTTCTCGGTTCTGTTCAATGGAAATTTAAAGACTAATATTTTTAATGCACGTGCAAGGAATTTTAATTCTGCTCTCGAAGCTGCTTTACACAGAAATAATATTCCTGTCTCTGTATATCACAACTTGATTGAATCTGCAAATAAAAATCTTCAGCCAATGTACCGATGGGCGTCATTAAAGAGAAAACTTCTCGGTCTGGACAAGTTGTGTCCGTTCGATGTATATGTTACAATCTTTAATTCGAAAAATGAAAAAAAATATAAATACGAGGAAGGAGTAGATATAGTTCGCAACTCACTTCAAATTATGGGAGATGATTATCTTTCATCTCTCAACAAAGCATTTAGTAACAGGTGGATAGATGTTTACGAAACTAAATCGAAGAGAAGCGGCGCTTACTCTTCCGGCACGACATTCGGAGTTCATCCTTATGTTCTGCTGAATTGGACTGATCTTTTAAATGATGTTTTTACTCTAACCCACGAAATGGGACATAATATGCATTCATATTATACAGGCGAGTCCCAGCCTTATCCGTATGCAAATTATTCAATATTCCTGGCTGAAGTTGCGTCGACATTTAATGAATCACTTCTTCTAGATCATCTTCTTGAAATAGCAGACTCAAGAGAAGAAAAACTATTTCTTCTTGAGAGATATCTGAACAACCTCACAGCAACCTTTTACAGACAGGTTATGTTTGCCGAATTTGAAATGATAGTTTACCAGAGAACTGAAAATGGTGAATCATTAACTGCAGAGATTCTTAGCGATATGTACAAGAACATTTATCAGAAATATTGGGGCCCGGATATGTTCATTACTGAGGAAGAAAAATTCACATGGGCGAGAATTCCTCATTTCTATTATAACTTTTACGTTTACCAATATGCAACAGGATTTGCCGCCTCTGAAGTGCTGGCAAAAAAAGTAAAGACAGAGGGTGGATCAGCGGTTAATAAATATCTTGATTTCCTTAAAGCGGGAAGTTCAGATTATCCAATTAATATACTAACAAAGGCAGGTGTGGATATGAATTCTCCTGAGCCGGTTCAGGCTGTCAGTGACAGGATGAATAAAGTCCTCAATGAAATGGAAGAACTTTTATGA
- a CDS encoding guanosine monophosphate reductase, with translation MKIYSKQTLNDYHQSLTYDDISLIPTQISGIKSRKEVDTTSSFLGIKLSVPIISSPMESVTGIEMAKELYNLGCIGIVNRFDSSLDELLKNKNGIRKITAISIALNTPIDTVKKLAEGRRIICIDTANASNRQVLKKTEQVKKNVSIKVIVGNIAHGASLKQLVDAGADGVRVGIGSGSVCSTSIQTGIGIGQVSSILNVLFARKENKLKIAIIADGGIKGAGDVAKAIALGADAVMLGRLLAGTRETPGEVIRYSDQLWKKYRGSASFGVKMKNEFIEGEETMVAYKGAVQNVVNAISDGLRSSMSYMNCRTIEDLRKIETFAVLSNSSFLERLPKP, from the coding sequence ATGAAAATATACAGCAAACAGACACTCAATGATTATCATCAATCGTTAACTTATGATGATATAAGTCTTATTCCGACTCAGATATCCGGAATAAAATCAAGAAAAGAAGTTGATACAACTTCTAGTTTTTTAGGGATAAAACTTTCTGTCCCAATAATCTCAAGTCCAATGGAATCAGTTACCGGAATCGAGATGGCAAAAGAGCTTTACAATCTCGGATGCATTGGAATTGTAAATCGTTTTGATTCCTCGCTCGATGAATTATTAAAGAATAAAAATGGAATCAGAAAAATTACAGCCATATCGATCGCTCTCAATACACCAATCGATACAGTCAAAAAACTTGCTGAGGGAAGGCGGATAATTTGTATAGATACTGCTAATGCCAGCAACCGTCAAGTGTTGAAAAAGACTGAACAAGTTAAAAAGAATGTTAGCATAAAAGTGATTGTTGGAAACATTGCTCACGGTGCTTCACTTAAACAACTCGTTGATGCGGGAGCTGACGGAGTAAGAGTGGGAATTGGAAGCGGCAGTGTTTGTTCGACAAGTATTCAAACAGGAATAGGTATCGGGCAGGTTTCTTCAATACTGAATGTTCTCTTTGCCCGAAAAGAAAACAAATTAAAAATAGCGATCATCGCTGATGGTGGAATTAAAGGTGCCGGCGATGTAGCGAAAGCAATTGCACTCGGTGCAGATGCAGTTATGCTCGGAAGACTGCTTGCAGGTACAAGAGAAACACCCGGCGAAGTAATCAGATATAGTGATCAACTTTGGAAAAAATATCGTGGTTCAGCTTCCTTTGGTGTAAAAATGAAAAACGAATTCATTGAAGGGGAGGAAACAATGGTTGCATATAAAGGTGCGGTGCAGAATGTTGTGAACGCAATTTCAGATGGATTGAGAAGTTCAATGAGCTATATGAATTGCCGAACTATTGAAGACTTGAGAAAAATTGAAACATTTGCAGTCCTCAGCAATTCATCATTTCTCGAACGTCTGCCAAAACCATAG
- a CDS encoding bacterioferritin, which yields MAKKNINKSIDLLNKAVADELLAIHQYMYFHFHCDDQGYDLLASLFKKTAIQEMGHVEVLSERILFLKGDVEMKIIGSVKKIKDPKEMLKCAADMENESAKEYNIWANECAANADSVSKKIFEDLVLDEETHFDQFDTEMENMVRFGENYFALQAIERSKVVSARGPASE from the coding sequence ATGGCTAAAAAAAATATTAACAAAAGTATCGATTTGTTAAATAAAGCAGTCGCAGATGAACTTCTTGCAATTCACCAGTATATGTACTTTCATTTTCATTGTGATGACCAGGGATACGATTTGCTTGCCAGCTTATTTAAAAAAACCGCTATCCAGGAAATGGGTCACGTTGAAGTCCTTTCGGAAAGAATTTTATTCTTGAAGGGTGATGTGGAGATGAAAATCATTGGCAGCGTAAAGAAAATAAAAGATCCGAAAGAGATGTTAAAATGTGCTGCAGATATGGAAAACGAAAGTGCAAAGGAATATAATATCTGGGCGAATGAATGTGCCGCAAATGCTGATTCTGTTTCCAAAAAAATATTTGAAGATTTAGTGCTTGATGAAGAAACTCACTTCGACCAGTTTGATACTGAAATGGAAAATATGGTAAGATTTGGAGAAAATTATTTTGCACTCCAGGCAATTGAAAGAAGCAAAGTCGTTTCTGCACGAGGTCCGGCCTCGGAATAA